One region of Priestia megaterium genomic DNA includes:
- a CDS encoding LysR family transcriptional regulator, translating to MEWQQFKYFQTLARTQHMTRAAEELLITQPALSRSIARFEEEVGAPLFDRQGRSIILNQYGKVFLKRVDNIMKEFDKGQEEIQALLDPEKGQVSLGFLHTLSTDLIPDLIASFRSLYPKVNFQLRQSPSHVLLEQLELGELDLCLIAPMEEKSFIKWQHLWSEELFVIVPKNHRYADRECIALEEIAEESFIHLKEGFSLRLTFEQLFEESGRMPHIMFEGEEADTVAGLVGAGLGISILPDLHGIDQSKIVKIPLAKANCHRVIGLAWIEGRYLSPAVKQFRNFVLHKFHDQK from the coding sequence GTGGAATGGCAGCAGTTTAAATATTTTCAAACGCTAGCACGTACGCAGCATATGACGCGCGCAGCAGAAGAGCTGTTAATTACGCAGCCTGCGCTCAGTCGTTCAATCGCTCGTTTTGAAGAGGAAGTAGGAGCACCGCTATTTGACCGGCAAGGACGTTCCATTATATTAAATCAATATGGTAAAGTTTTTTTAAAGCGTGTAGATAACATAATGAAAGAATTTGATAAAGGACAAGAGGAAATTCAAGCGCTGCTAGATCCTGAAAAAGGGCAGGTGTCACTTGGATTTTTACATACGCTCAGCACGGATTTGATTCCAGATTTAATCGCTTCGTTTCGCAGTTTATATCCTAAGGTGAATTTTCAACTGAGGCAAAGTCCTTCGCACGTGCTCCTTGAACAGCTGGAGCTCGGCGAACTGGATCTTTGTTTGATTGCGCCGATGGAAGAGAAATCGTTCATTAAATGGCAGCATCTTTGGAGTGAAGAGCTGTTTGTAATCGTACCGAAAAATCACCGGTATGCTGATCGTGAATGTATTGCACTAGAAGAAATTGCTGAGGAATCATTTATTCACTTAAAAGAAGGCTTTTCTCTTCGTCTTACGTTTGAGCAGTTATTTGAAGAGTCAGGAAGAATGCCTCACATCATGTTTGAAGGAGAGGAAGCTGATACCGTAGCAGGACTAGTAGGAGCCGGCTTAGGAATTTCTATCCTTCCAGATTTACACGGAATAGATCAAAGCAAAATAGTGAAAATCCCATTAGCTAAAGCCAACTGCCACCGAGTAATTGGACTAGCATGGATTGAAGGAAGATATCTATCGCCGGCTGTTAAACAGTTTAGAAACTTTGTTTTACATAAATTCCATGACCAGAAATAA
- a CDS encoding MFS transporter encodes MSYIKKGTPVFRKTSFAFFAAGFNTFAILYCAQPLMLAFTKEFHISPTTSSLSLSVTTIALAISMLIFGSLSEVWGRKPVMVYSMLAASLLCLLTAWSPTFHILLFFRIMVGITLAGLPSVAMAYLGEEIEAKSLGSAMGLYISGNAIGAVGGRVISGTLSEYFGWHGAIAGIGIISIAATVIFWISLPPSQHFQSRKLEVGKLGKSLLDHLKDPRLVCLYGLGFLLLGSNVALFNYIGYVLTAPPYSLSQTIVSWVFLILIIGMFSSVWTGRLVDRYGKQKILMINLSITLAGVILTLDPALLAKVAGLGLFTFGFFGSHSIASSWVGQRALTNKAQASSLYLFLYYTGSSVGGTLGGVFWSMFGWKGLICMIIVFLLIAFILSGFLLKSSVKARRVTNVKESY; translated from the coding sequence ATGAGTTACATAAAAAAAGGAACGCCCGTTTTTCGCAAAACGAGCTTTGCATTTTTTGCAGCCGGGTTCAATACATTTGCGATTTTATACTGCGCACAGCCTTTAATGCTGGCGTTCACAAAAGAATTTCATATTTCTCCAACAACTTCTAGCCTATCACTTTCCGTTACAACCATAGCTTTGGCTATTAGTATGCTTATTTTCGGTTCGCTATCGGAAGTTTGGGGAAGAAAGCCTGTCATGGTCTATTCCATGCTTGCCGCTTCTTTATTATGCCTGTTGACTGCATGGAGCCCTACTTTTCATATTCTGCTATTTTTCCGAATAATGGTAGGAATTACACTAGCCGGTCTACCTTCAGTGGCAATGGCTTATTTAGGGGAAGAAATCGAAGCTAAAAGCCTTGGTTCAGCAATGGGCCTCTATATAAGCGGCAATGCAATTGGCGCCGTTGGCGGAAGAGTGATTTCCGGAACGCTTAGTGAGTATTTCGGCTGGCACGGTGCAATAGCAGGAATTGGTATTATAAGTATAGCAGCGACCGTTATCTTTTGGATTAGCCTCCCTCCTTCACAGCACTTTCAATCTCGTAAATTAGAAGTTGGAAAGTTAGGGAAATCGTTACTTGATCATCTTAAAGATCCGAGGTTAGTTTGTTTATATGGCTTAGGATTTTTGTTGTTAGGCAGCAACGTCGCCTTATTTAACTATATTGGGTATGTACTAACGGCTCCACCTTATTCCTTAAGCCAAACGATTGTCAGCTGGGTCTTTTTAATTCTTATTATCGGAATGTTTAGTTCGGTGTGGACCGGCAGACTGGTAGACCGCTACGGAAAACAAAAAATACTTATGATCAACCTTTCGATTACGCTAGCTGGTGTGATTTTAACGTTAGATCCTGCTTTACTTGCTAAAGTAGCTGGCTTGGGCTTGTTTACGTTTGGGTTTTTCGGCAGCCATTCGATTGCCAGCAGCTGGGTAGGTCAGCGCGCTTTAACAAATAAAGCTCAGGCTTCTTCACTTTATTTGTTTCTATATTACACGGGGTCAAGCGTAGGCGGAACGCTCGGAGGAGTCTTTTGGTCGATGTTCGGCTGGAAAGGCCTTATTTGTATGATTATTGTTTTTTTACTGATTGCTTTTATCCTTTCCGGTTTTCTTTTAAAAAGCTCAGTAAAGGCAAGACGCGTTACAAATGTTAAGGAAAGTTATTAA
- a CDS encoding LysE family transporter, with translation MNFTAFLSYLIITSFTPGPSNILVMNEGRRFGFRRSLRFSGGIMLGFIILGVVTALLATSLYQWIPMVEPYFKIVGAAYLVYLAWQMAFSKKKKEDDSCTHSSFFSGLFFQILNVKSILYFLTAMTTFVLPYANSKPAVLFLVCLTIFIGCTALLLWTAFGSVFKKLFAKYDKKINVIMCVLLIYSAIVIF, from the coding sequence ATGAATTTTACAGCATTCCTTTCCTATTTAATTATTACATCTTTTACTCCAGGCCCAAGTAATATCTTGGTAATGAACGAAGGGAGAAGGTTTGGATTCAGAAGATCCCTACGCTTCAGCGGTGGAATTATGTTGGGGTTTATTATTCTAGGTGTAGTAACTGCATTATTAGCAACAAGTCTGTATCAGTGGATACCAATGGTAGAACCTTACTTTAAGATCGTTGGTGCGGCCTATTTAGTTTACCTAGCATGGCAAATGGCTTTTTCTAAGAAGAAAAAAGAGGATGATTCCTGTACACATTCTTCTTTTTTTTCGGGGCTGTTTTTTCAAATTCTCAATGTAAAAAGTATTTTGTATTTTTTAACGGCCATGACAACTTTTGTGCTCCCTTATGCTAATTCAAAACCAGCTGTACTCTTTTTGGTGTGTCTAACGATATTTATAGGGTGCACCGCATTGCTACTGTGGACTGCATTTGGTTCTGTATTTAAAAAACTATTTGCAAAATATGATAAAAAAATAAATGTAATAATGTGCGTGTTGCTTATTTATTCGGCAATTGTAATTTTCTAA